A window from Triticum aestivum cultivar Chinese Spring chromosome 6D, IWGSC CS RefSeq v2.1, whole genome shotgun sequence encodes these proteins:
- the LOC123144170 gene encoding C2 and GRAM domain-containing protein At1g03370: MGAVARPEPAQRSAPMRLCVHVLEARGLPAIYLNGSSDPYVRLQLGRRWAKTTVVKRSLSPVWDEEFGFLVADVAEELVVSVLNENRFFSTDFLGRVKVPLSAILETEDHSLGAAWYQLQPKSSKFRSKKRGEICLKIYLSVREGHCNESQNILMQLINNTPCSSTRSIETNESSLSAVTSSLDQSACASMDRAFYRSGVDQMTQSNTDQKVPSSLPCGTTQQAVILEPEEDDGDATGNASSVVEVLARYFRKAADTGPSLTSDPEPIDQFQETEIAGSSENGKNGMPEVNLDELLKTMESKDQGGGMPGNLPGGVLLEQSYIIKPAELNVMLFSANSDFWPAVAEVQGLSGFQIDPWKYENNENSVKRTLTYTKAASKLVKAVKATEKQTYLKAAGNSFAVLSSVSTPEVPCGNCFKVEILYCIIPGTPLPSEEQTSQLTISWRLNFVQSTMLKGMIENGTRQGLREGYAQFTEVLSKKIKVAELGDAKSSKDKMLASLQTHEQSNWKLVSRFLGSFAFIFSFTVAVYGIAHLGLVKPSKMVHGGLEYFGIDLPDSVGEVVFCALLILQGRNIFKVGQRFLQAWRKRGSDHGVKAHGDGWLLTVALIEGSGIVGAGTPGLADPYVVFMCNGKRKTSSVKFQTSEPKWNEIFEFDAMDDPPSRLDVVVHDSDGLPDDNAIGRTEINFVKNNLSDLDDTWLPLDGRFAQGSEPKLHLRIFLNNSRGTEVVMNYLEKMGKEVGKKMPLRSSQTNSSFRKLFSLPPEEFLIDDFTCHLKRKMPLQGRLFLSPRIIGFYSNIFGRKTKFFFLWEDIDDIQVVPPSLSTVGSPSLMIILQKDRGLEVRHGAKTQDPQGRLRFHFQTFVSFNDAHRVIMALWKTRSSGLEQKGETTDKEPEPKQLPNEEVSLLGNEDVKMSEVYSAVLSVDVNALMEMFSGGPLEHKVMQKAGCVDYSPTEWEPVNRNMYQRQISFRLSKHGGEATTKQQKYNLQNRDGWVLEEVMTLQGVLHEDYSSIQLKYHMMSTSLKPNSCSIQVMLGIVWLKGTRHQKKATKNVMSNSTNRLKEIFSEVEKELSSRKGVS; encoded by the exons ATGGGCGCGGTGGCGCGCCCGGAGCCGGCCCAGCGGAGCGCGCCGATGCGGCTGTGCGTGCACGTGCTGGAGGCGCGGGGGCTCCCGGCCATCTACCTCAACGGCTCCAGCGACCCCTATGTGCGCCTGCAGCTCGGGAGGCGGTGGGCCAAGACGACGGTGGTCAAGCGGAGCCTCAGCCCCGTCTGGGACGAGGAGTTCGGCTTCCTCGTCGCCGACGTCGCCGAGGAGCTCGTCGTCTCCGTGCTCAACGAGAACAGGTTCTTCAGCACCGACTTCCTCGGCCGCGTCAAGGTGCCGCTCTCCGCCATCCTGGAGACGGAGGACCACTCGCTCGGCGCCGCCTGGTACCAGCTCCAGCCCAAGAGCAGCAAGTTCAGGAGCAAAAAACGCG GTGAAATTTGCTTGAAGATATACCTATCGGTTAGGGAAGGCCACTGCAATGAGTCACAAAACATTCTGATGCAACTTATCAACAATACGCCGTGCAGCTCAACTAGGTCAATTGAAACTAATGAGTCCTCCTTATCAGCAGTTACTAGCAGCCTGGATCAATCAGCCTGCGCTAGCATGGACCGTGCATTCTACCGTAGTGGTGTGGATCAGATGACCCAAAGCAACACGGACCAAAAAGTCCCGAGCAGCCTACCATGTGGCACCACACAGCAAGCAGTTATTCTGGAGCCTGAAGAGGATGACGGCGATGCTACCGGCAATGCATCATCAGTAGTGGAGGTCTTGGCTCGATACTTCCGTAAAGCTGCTGATACTGGACCTTCTCTAACATCAGACCCCGAGCCCATAGATCAGTTTCAAGAAACAGAAATAGCTGGATCCTCTGAAAATGGCAAGAACGGCATGCCCGAAGTTAATCTTGATGAACTACTGAAAACTATGGAGTCTAAAGATCAAGGTGGTGGAATGCCAGGAAACTTACCTGGTGGCGTTCTACTGGAGCAATCTTACATTATTAAACCAGCTGAATTGAATGTCATGCTGTTTTCAGCGAATTCAGATTTCTGGCCAGCAGTTGCAGAAGTTCAAGGACTAAGTGGGTTTCAAATTGATCCCTGGAAATATGAGAATAACGAAAATTCTGTGAAAAGGACATTAACTTACACAAAAGCTGCAAGTAAATTAGTCAAGGCTGTAAAAGCTACAGAAAAGCAGACATACTTGAAGGCAGCTGGAAATTCGTTTGCTGTGCTTTCTAGTGTTAGTACTCCTGAAGTTCCCTGTGGTAATTGTTTCAAGGTGGAGATATTGTACTGTATAATACCAGGTACCCCATTGCCATCTGAAGAACAAACCTCACAGCTGACTATAAGTTGGCGCCTCAACTTTGTTCAGAGCACAATGCTGAAAGGAATGATTGAGAATGGGACAAGGCAAGGCCTCAGAGAAGGATATGCACAGTTTACTGAAGTGCTTTCCAAGAAAATCAAAGTAGCTGAGCTAGGTGATGCTAAATCGAGCAAAGACAAGATGCTAGCTTCACTGCAGACTCATGAACAATCCAATTGGAAGCTGGTTTCCCGCTTCCTTGGGAGCTTTGCATTCATATTCTCATTTACTGTTGCAGTGTATGGCATTGCACACCTTGGTTTAGTCAAGCCCAGTAAAATGGTGCATGGAGGGCTTGAATATTTTGGTATTGATCTTCCAGATTCAGTTGGGGAGGTTGTATTTTGTGCTCTTTTGATTCTTCAGGGAAGGAATATCTTCAAAGTAGGTCAACGTTTTTTGCAGGCCTGGAGAAAACGTG GCAGCGATCATGGGGTCAAAGCTCATGGTGATGGCTGGTTGCTGACTGTTGCACTTATTGAGGGAAGCGGCATAGTAGGTGCAGGCACACCAGGCTTGGCTGATCCTTATGTAGTTTTTATGTGCAATGGGAAGAGGAAAACTAGCTCAGTTAAGTTCCAGACATCAGAACCAAAATGGAATG AGATATTTGAATTTGATGCAATGGATGATCCCCCATCAAGGTTGGACGTGGTTGTGCATGATTCAGATGGACTACCCGATGATAATGCTATTGGTCGCACAGAAATAAATTTTGTGAAAAACAATTTGTCAGATTTGGATGACACGTGGCTTCCTCTCGATGGAAGGTTTGCCCAAGGATCTGAGCCCAAGTTACATTTAAGAATATTTTTGAACAACTCACGCGGGACTGAAGTTGTTATGAATTATCTGGAAAAGATGGGGAAAGAAGTCGGCAAGAAG ATGCCCTTGCGGTCTTCTCAGACAAATTCATCATTCCGTAAGCTCTTTAGCCTTCCTCCAGAAGAATTTCTTATTGATGATTTCACCTGCCACCTAAAAAGGAAAATGCCACTTCAG GGGCGCCTCTTTCTTTCCCCAAGAATAATTGGATTTTATTCCAATATATTTGGGCGGAAAACCAAGTTTTTCTTTCTTTGGGAAGACATTGATGATATCCAGGTTGTTCCACCGTCTCTTTCAACAGTTGGCAGTCCATCCTTGATGATCATCCTCCAGAAGGACAGAGGTCTAGAAGTTAGGCATGGTGCCAAAACACAGGATCCTCAAGGAAGACTGAGGTTCCATTTCCAAACATTTGTCTCATTCAACGATGCTCACAG AGTTATTATGGCACTTTGGAAAACACGGTCATCGGGTCTAGAACAAAAGGGAGAGACGACCGACAAAGAACCTGAACCAAAACAGCTCCCCAATGAAGAAGTTTCTCTGTTGGGCAACGAAGACGTAAAAATGTCAGAAGTCTACTCGGCTGTTCTTTCTGTTGAT GTCAATGCCTTGATGGAGATGTTCTCTGGAGGTCCACTGGAACACAAGGTGATGCAGAAGGCTGGTTGTGTTGACTACTCACCAACAGAATGGGAGCCAGTAAACCGAAACATGTACCAGAGGCAGATCAGCTTTAGGTTATCAAAACATGGAGGAGAAGCGACAACCAAGCAACAAAAATATAACTTACAGAATCGAGATGGGTGGGTCCTTGAGGAGGTCATGACCCTCCAAGGCGTCCTGCATGAAGACTATTCGAGT ATCCAGCTCAAGTACCATATGATGAGCACGTCGTTGAAACCAAACTCCTGCAGCATTCAGGTGATGTTAGGGATTGTCTGGTTGAAGGGCACTAGGCACCAAAAGAAGGCTACAAAGAATGTCATGTCGAATTCCACCAACAGGCTGAAGGAAATATTCTCAGAAGTCGAAAAGGAGCTTTCATCCAGAAAAG GTGTGAGTTAA